A genome region from uncultured Roseibium sp. includes the following:
- a CDS encoding IS3 family transposase yields MRGEANATARGREQQAEEDRCRSDARQGHVAGRAVKKALKPARRRRLVDEVREDWKVSIRRACSCLRIDTSLYHYKSKRGDQAVLKARIKEIAATRVRYGYRRVHVLLRREGWPVNAKRIYRLYKELGLQIRNKTPKRRVKAKLREDRTEAVHSNDVWAMDFVHDQLATGRKIRVLTVVDTFSRFSPVVDPRFSYRGEDVVATLEHACRSVGYPKTIRVDQGSEFISRDLDLWAYQRGVELDFSRPGKPTDNAFIESFNGKFRTECLNSHWFLTLDDARSKMEEWRKDYNTVRPHSAIGNKPPISLMKGSSAASTP; encoded by the coding sequence ATCCGAGGTGAAGCGAATGCGACAGCTCGAGGACGAGAACAACAGGCTGAAGAAGATCGTTGCCGATCTGACGCTCGACAAGGCCATGTTGCAGGACGTGCTGTCAAAAAAGCTTTGAAGCCTGCTCGCCGCCGCCGTCTTGTCGATGAGGTCCGTGAGGACTGGAAGGTGTCCATCCGCCGTGCCTGTTCGTGCCTGCGGATCGATACCTCGCTCTATCACTACAAGTCGAAGCGGGGCGACCAGGCAGTATTGAAAGCCCGGATCAAGGAGATCGCGGCGACGCGGGTGCGCTATGGCTACCGGCGTGTCCATGTGCTGTTACGCCGGGAGGGGTGGCCCGTGAACGCCAAGCGAATCTATCGCCTCTACAAGGAGTTGGGCCTTCAGATCCGCAACAAGACACCGAAGCGTCGGGTAAAGGCGAAGCTGCGCGAGGACCGGACAGAGGCCGTGCATTCCAATGATGTCTGGGCGATGGACTTCGTTCATGATCAGCTCGCCACCGGCCGCAAGATCCGGGTGCTGACCGTCGTCGATACCTTCTCACGCTTCTCGCCTGTGGTCGATCCGCGCTTCAGCTATCGCGGCGAGGATGTCGTGGCGACGCTGGAACATGCGTGCCGGTCAGTCGGCTACCCGAAGACGATCAGGGTCGACCAGGGATCGGAGTTCATCTCCCGCGACCTGGACCTGTGGGCCTATCAGCGTGGCGTTGAGCTGGACTTTTCCCGCCCTGGAAAGCCAACGGACAATGCCTTCATCGAGTCGTTTAACGGCAAGTTCAGAACAGAGTGTCTCAACTCTCACTGGTTCCTGACGCTTGACGACGCCCGTTCGAAAATGGAGGAATGGCGTAAGGACTACAACACCGTCCGTCCCCATAGCGCCATCGGCAACAAGCCGCCGATATCGCTCATGAAAGGCTCATCGGCGGCTTCAACCCCCTGA
- a CDS encoding transposase, with amino-acid sequence MKKSKFSEAQIAFILRQADEGMPVAEVCRKAGISDATFYNWRKRYGGMMPSEVKRMRQLEDENNRLKKIVADLTLDKAMLQDVLSKKL; translated from the coding sequence ATGAAGAAGTCGAAGTTTTCCGAGGCGCAGATCGCCTTCATCCTGCGCCAGGCGGATGAAGGCATGCCGGTAGCAGAGGTGTGCCGGAAAGCGGGGATCAGCGACGCGACGTTCTATAATTGGCGCAAGCGCTACGGAGGCATGATGCCATCCGAGGTGAAGCGAATGCGACAGCTCGAGGACGAGAACAACAGGCTGAAGAAGATCGTTGCCGATCTGACGCTCGACAAGGCCATGTTGCAGGACGTGCTGTCAAAAAAGCTTTGA
- a CDS encoding cytochrome C oxidase subunit IV family protein, whose translation MIKPNTEEFDPQESAASEVKSYATGFVVSLLLTVGAFASVLSDLPTTWKVAFICAAALLQIMVHLRNFLHLRFSDRQSREDLLLVLFSVGLLAIMAGGTWYIMSDLSGRMHHVGGSGMGMHHAPAD comes from the coding sequence ATGATAAAGCCGAATACCGAAGAGTTCGACCCGCAGGAAAGCGCAGCCAGCGAAGTCAAGAGCTATGCCACGGGATTCGTTGTCAGCCTCTTGCTGACGGTGGGAGCGTTTGCCTCAGTGCTGTCAGACCTGCCGACCACATGGAAGGTCGCCTTCATCTGCGCGGCGGCGCTATTGCAGATCATGGTACACCTGCGCAATTTCCTCCATCTCCGCTTCTCCGACAGGCAATCGAGAGAGGACCTGCTGCTGGTGCTGTTCTCGGTCGGCTTGCTGGCAATCATGGCGGGCGGAACCTGGTACATCATGTCTGACCTTAGCGGGCGAATGCACCACGTCGGGGGAAGCGGCATGGGGATGCATCATGCGCCTGCGGATTGA
- a CDS encoding cytochrome c oxidase subunit 3: MSKNSLYPGLNLGETHGEADVQAETTVFGFWVFLMSDLIIFGILFATYASYLDPIGLAGGPGPADLFDINSVAIQTAFLLVGGVAYAGVSFAAKYGHGRGKLVVWLLVCAALGAGFLFFEVRDFISQAGKGGTPQVSGWLSSYWALVGLHGIHVFSGILWIFAMIGQIATRGIDDVVKVRLSMLGVFWHFLDLLWVGIFSLVFLVPLS; this comes from the coding sequence ATGAGCAAGAACAGTCTCTATCCCGGACTGAACCTCGGCGAAACACATGGCGAAGCGGACGTCCAGGCAGAAACCACGGTCTTCGGTTTCTGGGTGTTCCTGATGAGCGACCTCATCATCTTCGGTATTCTCTTCGCCACCTACGCCTCCTACCTCGATCCCATCGGGCTGGCCGGCGGACCAGGGCCGGCGGACCTGTTCGACATCAACAGCGTCGCGATCCAGACGGCTTTCCTCCTTGTCGGCGGCGTCGCCTATGCCGGCGTCTCGTTTGCGGCAAAATACGGGCATGGCCGCGGAAAACTGGTCGTCTGGCTGCTCGTGTGCGCGGCGCTCGGCGCAGGCTTCCTGTTCTTCGAGGTAAGAGATTTCATCAGCCAGGCGGGCAAGGGCGGCACGCCGCAGGTGAGCGGTTGGCTCAGTTCCTACTGGGCGCTGGTCGGACTGCACGGCATCCACGTCTTCTCCGGCATCCTCTGGATCTTCGCCATGATCGGGCAGATCGCCACGCGTGGCATTGACGACGTGGTGAAAGTCCGGCTGTCGATGCTGGGCGTTTTCTGGCATTTCCTCGACCTCCTCTGGGTCGGGATCTTCTCCCTTGTCTTTCTGGTGCCTCTCTCATGA
- a CDS encoding cbb3-type cytochrome c oxidase subunit I, protein MSGNTSPIFGNLDWNVTPYTDLLRHVDSSTIVGAGAASVLVLGGVAALALLTWMRWWGPLYRDWLTSPDAKKIGIMYIVLALVMMARGIIEGFVMRAHQAMALGTLAQPESGLVAPDHFAQLFSTHGTIMIFFVAMPLLTGLINFVLPQQLGTRDMAFPVLNQVSLGLTAAGAGLIMISLLVGQFGTGGWTMYPPYTGKDFSPGEGVDYWLWALLISGMGSTLTGMNFAVTIFKNRAPGMHLMRMPLFCWTSLCVAIMLIYAMPALTVSSAMLALDRYADFHFFTNDAGGNMMNYANIFWMFGHPEVYILVLPAFGVFSEISSTYSGKRLYGYTSLVIASMSIAVVSFTVWLHHFFTMGQSAGVNIAFGIATMIIGIPTGVKVYDWMATMWRGRVRITAPVVYLTGFFLLFVIGGLSGIILANPSIDYQVHNSTFLVAHFHNVIIPGVLYGMLAGIHYWFPKAFGFRLSETWGRRTALLFVGGFVFTFMPLYVLGLMGMPRRSPTFQNPDFMPWMYIASFGGILMLCALASLTWTFWTSYRHRAALAVPGGDPWNGSTLEWSTPAPVPEWTFPCIPHVSKRNDWGEAKRAGDPWKGPEHYTDIEMPPNTALGLLIAGASAALGFAMVWHIWWLAILSALAIPGLVALRGMRVIEPRIIPAAEVEEMDRRFRLQVASLAPASRADEETERNRGVPDLTEFAG, encoded by the coding sequence ATGAGCGGGAACACCAGCCCGATTTTCGGCAATCTCGACTGGAATGTCACGCCTTACACCGATCTGCTGCGGCATGTGGACAGCAGCACGATCGTGGGCGCGGGGGCGGCCAGCGTACTGGTTCTGGGCGGTGTCGCGGCGTTGGCCTTGCTAACCTGGATGCGCTGGTGGGGACCGCTGTATCGCGACTGGCTGACCTCGCCAGACGCCAAGAAGATCGGCATCATGTATATCGTGCTCGCCCTCGTCATGATGGCCCGCGGCATCATCGAAGGGTTCGTGATGCGCGCTCACCAGGCAATGGCGCTCGGCACGCTGGCACAGCCGGAGAGCGGTCTGGTCGCGCCCGATCATTTCGCCCAGCTGTTCAGCACGCATGGGACGATCATGATCTTCTTCGTCGCCATGCCACTTCTGACCGGCCTGATCAATTTCGTCCTGCCGCAACAGCTTGGTACGCGCGACATGGCCTTTCCGGTGCTCAACCAGGTGAGCCTGGGCCTGACGGCGGCTGGTGCGGGGTTGATCATGATCTCGCTGCTGGTCGGCCAGTTCGGCACTGGCGGGTGGACCATGTATCCGCCCTATACCGGCAAGGATTTCAGCCCCGGCGAGGGAGTCGACTACTGGCTCTGGGCGCTCCTGATATCGGGCATGGGATCGACGCTGACCGGCATGAACTTTGCCGTTACCATCTTCAAGAACCGCGCGCCGGGCATGCACCTCATGCGTATGCCGCTGTTCTGCTGGACGTCGCTCTGCGTCGCCATCATGCTGATCTACGCCATGCCGGCGCTGACGGTGTCGAGTGCGATGCTGGCGCTTGACCGCTATGCCGATTTCCATTTCTTCACGAATGACGCCGGCGGCAATATGATGAATTATGCCAACATCTTCTGGATGTTCGGCCACCCGGAGGTCTACATACTGGTCCTGCCGGCCTTTGGCGTCTTTTCGGAAATCAGCTCGACCTATTCGGGCAAGCGCCTTTACGGATACACCTCCCTGGTGATCGCCAGCATGAGCATCGCGGTCGTCAGCTTTACCGTCTGGCTGCACCACTTCTTCACCATGGGGCAAAGTGCCGGGGTCAACATCGCCTTCGGTATCGCGACGATGATCATCGGCATACCGACGGGGGTGAAGGTCTACGACTGGATGGCGACCATGTGGCGCGGACGGGTGCGGATCACTGCACCGGTCGTCTACCTGACCGGCTTCTTCCTGCTGTTCGTCATCGGCGGGCTGTCCGGCATTATCCTGGCCAATCCGTCCATCGACTACCAGGTCCACAATTCGACCTTCCTCGTTGCGCATTTCCACAATGTGATCATCCCCGGCGTGCTTTACGGCATGCTCGCAGGCATCCACTACTGGTTTCCCAAGGCTTTCGGGTTCCGTCTCAGCGAGACCTGGGGACGGCGGACGGCATTGCTGTTCGTCGGCGGCTTCGTCTTCACGTTCATGCCGCTTTACGTGCTGGGCCTGATGGGGATGCCACGTCGATCGCCCACCTTCCAGAACCCCGACTTCATGCCGTGGATGTATATCGCCTCTTTTGGCGGCATTCTGATGCTGTGTGCGCTCGCCAGCCTCACCTGGACGTTCTGGACCAGTTATCGCCATCGTGCGGCGCTGGCCGTTCCCGGTGGAGATCCCTGGAACGGCTCGACGCTCGAATGGTCGACCCCCGCGCCGGTGCCCGAATGGACATTCCCTTGCATCCCGCATGTCAGCAAGCGCAACGACTGGGGCGAGGCGAAACGCGCGGGCGACCCGTGGAAAGGTCCCGAGCACTATACCGATATCGAAATGCCCCCCAATACAGCGCTCGGGCTTCTGATTGCGGGGGCGTCCGCCGCGCTCGGCTTTGCCATGGTGTGGCATATCTGGTGGCTCGCGATCCTGTCCGCCCTGGCCATTCCCGGTCTTGTTGCGCTGCGCGGAATGCGCGTGATCGAGCCAAGAATCATTCCGGCAGCGGAGGTGGAGGAAATGGATCGCCGGTTCCGCCTTCAGGTGGCGAGCCTTGCCCCTGCAAGCAGGGCTGACGAGGAGACCGAGCGCAATCGCGGCGTTCCAGATCTTACGGAGTTCGCAGGATGA
- a CDS encoding cytochrome ubiquinol oxidase subunit II: MRPVSANLIAIFDRLLYRMFGLRALTPALRFFREGLMGVSSMSWIKMGACCLLACLPAPIAMASETLQQSFLQPMGPVAEEQFAHLLRVVGISMVVILPVIIGVPLILWRYRYSKPRGEYTPEWEFSKNFEYALWGVPVLVVAVLASWLWYSTEKLDPYKPLGPEPLQVQVIGLDWKWLFIYPQEGIATVDELAVPVGRPVELTLTTDTVMQSLLIAPLTGQIYAMPGMTTKLNFSATRAGEAEGENTQFNGDGFGRQKFTVRALAPADYAAWVARANSGLTLDESTYGALRRQTVLIDARGDLGLDKRAEPIFMSLGQKDIFQKIVMKYHRSGGEATGARWGGTGLPQSTKTGAGE, encoded by the coding sequence ATGAGACCCGTTTCAGCCAATCTCATCGCGATATTCGACCGGCTCCTCTACAGAATGTTCGGTCTGCGTGCTCTGACGCCGGCTCTTCGTTTTTTTCGGGAAGGTCTGATGGGCGTCAGTTCGATGTCTTGGATAAAAATGGGCGCATGCTGCTTACTGGCGTGTCTGCCCGCACCTATCGCGATGGCATCCGAGACGCTCCAGCAGAGTTTTCTCCAACCGATGGGGCCGGTCGCCGAGGAGCAGTTCGCGCATCTGCTGCGGGTCGTCGGGATCTCGATGGTCGTGATTCTGCCCGTCATCATCGGGGTGCCGCTGATCCTGTGGCGCTATCGCTATTCGAAACCGCGCGGCGAGTACACGCCCGAGTGGGAATTCTCGAAGAATTTCGAATATGCCCTGTGGGGTGTGCCGGTTCTGGTGGTGGCCGTCTTGGCAAGCTGGCTGTGGTATTCCACGGAGAAGCTCGATCCGTACAAGCCGTTGGGCCCCGAGCCATTGCAGGTGCAGGTCATCGGGCTCGACTGGAAATGGCTGTTCATCTATCCGCAAGAGGGCATCGCGACCGTCGACGAACTCGCGGTTCCCGTTGGGCGGCCCGTGGAACTGACGCTGACAACCGATACCGTCATGCAGAGCTTGCTGATTGCGCCGCTCACCGGACAGATCTACGCGATGCCGGGGATGACGACGAAGCTCAATTTCTCAGCAACCCGTGCCGGCGAGGCCGAGGGTGAGAACACCCAGTTCAACGGCGACGGGTTCGGTCGCCAGAAATTTACGGTTCGGGCGCTCGCGCCGGCCGATTACGCGGCATGGGTCGCACGCGCCAACAGCGGCCTGACCCTCGATGAAAGCACCTATGGTGCGTTGCGCCGGCAAACGGTCCTGATCGATGCGCGCGGCGACCTGGGGCTGGACAAACGCGCCGAGCCGATTTTCATGTCGCTGGGTCAGAAGGACATCTTCCAGAAGATCGTCATGAAGTACCATCGGTCGGGCGGAGAGGCCACAGGCGCACGATGGGGCGGCACCGGACTGCCGCAAAGCACAAAGACAGGAGCCGGAGAATGA